The DNA window CAGTTCCCGGTGATGCCCGGCTACGCCCTGCTCATCGACCCAGAGGAAGGTGCCCGCACCGCCCCGTTCCGGGCCTACTTCCTCACCGACCGGCTCCGCAAAGAATGGCCGTCGAAGATCCGATGGCGGTCGCTGCCCGACGGCGACGCCAATACCGCCGGGATGGCCTATCTGATGCGGCACCAGCTCGCGGAGATGGCGAAGGAGGAAACCCGCCGCCGGATCAAAGAGCGCCGGGAAGGCCGCGGCATGACCAACCCCCTCGACCGGATCTTCGCGGCGGCGAAGGGTGGCGACGGCGCCGAACAGGTCACGCCGATCGAGGCGGAGCAGGTGGCGTCATTCCCGGTATGGAACCCGGTCACCGAGCAGGTCCAGGCGCGGCAGATGCATGACAGTCACCGCAAGGTGCTGGACGCGCTGAAGGTTGGCATCTGCTCGCCGAAGCCGATCGCGGAAGCCACCGGCATTGGGCAGCGGCAGGTCCACAACCTGCTGGACGAGTTGATGGACGAGTTCGGCCGGGTGGAACGTGACGGGCACGGCAAGTACCGGCTGGTGTCCACCGATGCGTGAGCTAGTCCTTGATCTCGCGGGCCAAGTAGACGATCCCGGACCGTTCGGGTTCCTCGGTGGAGATCTCGTACTGGTACACGTCGACAAGCATGAGGATGCGGCAGTTCCGTTTCTCGAAGAAGCCCACCTTGCGATCAATGAACTTGTCCCACACCTCGACTCGCACACCTGGCCGCGGTTCGAACGGCAGCTTGATGCTGTCGAGCAGCACCTTCTGGTGGTTGTCGGCGTCGATGAACTTCACCGTGACCATGCGCGCAGTGTAAGCACACTTGCACGCTGCGGCGAACCTGAAGGGGTGAGCGCGCAGTGATGGGGAAGTCGCATGCTCTGTCCGGCGCCGTCGGTTGGCTCGCCGGCAGCGCCGCGCTGACCGTAGCCGGGGTGTCCCTCGACCCGGCCACCGTGCTGTTCGGTGCCGCGATCTCCACCGGGTTCGCCCTCGCGCCGGACGTTGACCATCCGCAGTCCACGATCGCGCACACCCTCGGCTGGGCCACCCGCGGTCTCGCCACCGGAGTCAGCCGCAGCGCCGCCGCCCTGCGCACCGCGTCCTGCGCGCACTGCTCCACCGTCCCCGACCGGGGCGGGCACCGGGCTGTCACGCACACTGCTGCCGGTGCCGCGTTCGCCGGCTTGGTCGCCGCGAACCTGTGCCTGTGGGTCGGCCGGGGTGCCGCCCTGTGGGTCATCGCGATCGCCGTGTGGCTGGCCGCCCACTCCGCGCTGTCGTCGAGGACGCGGGCGCGGATCGGTGACATGATCCTGCCCGGCCGGTTCCGGCGTCTCGGCAAAGGAGCCCACCGCCTCGCCGCCGCTGTCGGGGCGGTGATGGTGGCCGGGCTGGTCGCCGCGATGGCGAACAGCGCGCTTCCCGCTGACGGCCTGTGGTGGATCGGCCTCGCCGTGTTCTGGGGCTGGCTCGCCCATATCCTCGGCGACGGCCTCACGTTCTCGGCAGTCCCGCTGTGGTGGCCGATCCCGATCCGGGGCTGCCGGTGGACGAACGTCGGCACCCCGAGGTGGATGCGATTCCGCACCGGCTCCCGCACCGAAACCGGTGTGGTGTGGCTGATGCTGCTCATCGGTGCCGGCTCGATCGCACTGCTCGGGAGCGCCTGGTGACCCGGACGCCCGATGACCATCCGGCCTGGTGCCTACGTGACGAGGTCGACGCGATCCTGCCCCGGCACCGTTCGGCGATTGTGCGGGTCGGCAGTGCCCGGCCCGGTGTGCTGTCCGATCGGGTTCAGGTCACCGTCCGGTTGACCGCGACCGCTCACGGCCCGGCCTGGGTGTCCGTGAACTGCGCCCACATGACCGGGGTGACCGTGGATATCAGCCTCGCCGATGCGGCGGCGCTGAGGGACGGACTGACTCGGCTTCTCCAGGCCGCCGAGCACAAGTAGCTGTATGACTGATCGGTGAGGGCGGTCAGATGAAAACCCTTTTCAATGTCATGTTTCGTCATGGGAGGTCTGGCCGCAGCATCACCCGCTATATCAGTCCAGGTGAGTTGCCGGAAGCGGGTGAGCGAGTCGAACTGAAGGACTCGGCAAATGACCCCTGTGTGATCGCTGGGGTGGTGGCGGCTCGCCATTGGTTCGTCAATATCGGCGTTGATAACACGGCGGAAGTTGTGGTGCTGGTTGACGTCGATATTGACGAACGCAAAGAGAGCCCCACCTCGTGGCCGCCTAGTAAGGCGGTGACACGAGGTGGGGCTCTTGTGCGTCGGGTGGCGGCAAATGTGACTTCGCCAGGGCATGCCACCCGACACGATCTTGGAGAGTAGGACAGGCGCGCTACCTGACGGTGGCGCGGCGGTCCTTCACGCCGGAGTTGATCGCGGCGCGTTGCACGGCGGTGTCGCGGAGCAAGCCGAAGTAGACCGCGACGGCGATGCCGAAGTTCACGGCGATGCCGTAGCCGACCTGCCACGCGTCGAACGACTCCCCGGTCTGGGTGGCGCCGAGCGCGGCCTCGAGGAACGCCTTCACCGCGGACAACGCCAGGAGGACGAGGCCTTTGGTGAACGCCGACCAGGACGACTTCATGAGCAGGCCGGCGAGCAGCGGCAGGATCACCGTCAGCGCGAGGGAAAGCAGCCCGGCGGGGGAGGCCTCGAACAGGTAGGTGGGCAGGGTGGGGAAGACGATCGAGTCCATGGGTGTCTCCTGCGGGGTGAGGGTGTGCGGAACTACAGGCCTGTAGTTCCTGGTCAGGGGGTGCGCCCGCAGGGTGGCGGGCTTAGCGTCGATGGATGGCCGAGCGGATCATCGGGGCGATGCGGACAGCCGACGGCTACTGGCGGGTTGAGGTCGTCAAAGAGGGCCGCGGTCAGTGGTTCCGGGTGTGGCACGGCGCGACCGTGGTCCATGACAGAGCCGGGATCAGCACGGTGCAGCGGATCCTGGGCGACACTTTCGACACGCTCCAGCCTGTGGAGATCGAGTCCGGCGCGGCCTGACCGCATGCCTCTGGGCGAGCATCGAAACGGGCCGCCTAGCAGCCACGTTGATCAATTCGCCGTGAGATAATCAAGGGGCACAAAAGGCGAGCCCGGACGCGGAGCTACCAACTCCGGCCGGGCTCTTGATCGCCGCTAGGAGGCGACCCACGATGCACCCTATTCTGCCATGCCCTGAGAACGTCTGTGCGATCAACGGGCAGGTGTTCGCATGAAGGTAATCCGCGTCATGCCCGACGAGGGATGGGTGCCGGTCGCCAATGCCGCCGCCCGAGACCACCGTCTGAGTTGGCGCGCGCGGGGCCTGCTGCTTGAACTGCTCTCGTACCCCGACGGCTGGGAGACCAGTGTTGACAAGCTGGTAGCGCAGGCACGCCGCGAAGGATCGGCCAGTGAAGGCCGACTCGCCATGCGTACCGCCATGAAAGAACTCGCCGACCTCGGATACGTCACCTACCGGCGCGGCCACGACGAGCACGGCAGGTGGACGACGGAGATGGTCGTCAGCGATGTACCCGGCAGCCCCGAAGCCTCGGACCGACGTACCAAAAACCGGAACGTCGGAATTCCGGAACCTCGGCTGCCCGGAACGTCGGAGAACCAGAC is part of the Actinoplanes missouriensis 431 genome and encodes:
- a CDS encoding metal-dependent hydrolase encodes the protein MGKSHALSGAVGWLAGSAALTVAGVSLDPATVLFGAAISTGFALAPDVDHPQSTIAHTLGWATRGLATGVSRSAAALRTASCAHCSTVPDRGGHRAVTHTAAGAAFAGLVAANLCLWVGRGAALWVIAIAVWLAAHSALSSRTRARIGDMILPGRFRRLGKGAHRLAAAVGAVMVAGLVAAMANSALPADGLWWIGLAVFWGWLAHILGDGLTFSAVPLWWPIPIRGCRWTNVGTPRWMRFRTGSRTETGVVWLMLLIGAGSIALLGSAW